The proteins below come from a single Zonotrichia leucophrys gambelii isolate GWCS_2022_RI chromosome 3, RI_Zleu_2.0, whole genome shotgun sequence genomic window:
- the RPS12 gene encoding small ribosomal subunit protein eS12 isoform X1, which produces MAEEGITAGGVMDVNTALQEVLKTALIHDGLARGIREAAKALDKRQAHLCVLASNCDEPTYVKLVEALCAEHQINLIKVDDNKKLGEWVGLCKIDREGKPRKVVGCSCVVVKDYGKESQAKDVIEEYFKCKK; this is translated from the exons ATGGCCGAGGAAGG CATTACTGCTGGAGGTGTAATGGATGTTAACACCGCTCTGCAAGAAGTGCTGAAGACCGCACTTATCCACGATGGCCTTGCTCGCGGTATCCGTGAAGCAGCCAAAGCCTTGGACAA acGCCAAGCCCATCTCTGTGTTCTGGCTTCAAACTGTGATGAACCCACATATGTAAAGTTAGTTGAAGCACTCTGTGCAGAACATCAGATCAACTTAATAAAG GTTGATGACAACAAGAAGCTCGGCGAATGGGTGGGTCTCTGCAAGATCGACAGAGAAGGAAAACCTCGCAAAGTGGTGGGCTGCAGTTGTGTGGTTGTCAAA GACTATGGCAAGGAATCTCAGGCCAAAGATGTCATCGAAGAGTACTTCAAGTGCAAGAAATGA
- the RPS12 gene encoding small ribosomal subunit protein eS12 isoform X2, with protein sequence MDVNTALQEVLKTALIHDGLARGIREAAKALDKRQAHLCVLASNCDEPTYVKLVEALCAEHQINLIKVDDNKKLGEWVGLCKIDREGKPRKVVGCSCVVVKDYGKESQAKDVIEEYFKCKK encoded by the exons ATGGATGTTAACACCGCTCTGCAAGAAGTGCTGAAGACCGCACTTATCCACGATGGCCTTGCTCGCGGTATCCGTGAAGCAGCCAAAGCCTTGGACAA acGCCAAGCCCATCTCTGTGTTCTGGCTTCAAACTGTGATGAACCCACATATGTAAAGTTAGTTGAAGCACTCTGTGCAGAACATCAGATCAACTTAATAAAG GTTGATGACAACAAGAAGCTCGGCGAATGGGTGGGTCTCTGCAAGATCGACAGAGAAGGAAAACCTCGCAAAGTGGTGGGCTGCAGTTGTGTGGTTGTCAAA GACTATGGCAAGGAATCTCAGGCCAAAGATGTCATCGAAGAGTACTTCAAGTGCAAGAAATGA